One region of Thunnus thynnus chromosome 14, fThuThy2.1, whole genome shotgun sequence genomic DNA includes:
- the LOC137197452 gene encoding ovarian cancer G-protein coupled receptor 1-like — translation MESNNSNVTFDYDSTSDDIPYNIERNIEYVITCVIIGIGLPLTLVAIYSLYSQVQNSNVAPIFIINLLISDIIQFCCMIVLVAKPDWKIDEIFFYIYYYCVLASVGFMVCVAVERYLVITWPMWYHVRRTIKISLVVCVVVWILPLVYVLPLYFWVKFEISETIFAVFLLVPFPLLIFFLGGTLKSLFAANRVPSDEKRRIMGILVLVLLIYTLLFLPNIIWSLVEDARLNDTFDNLTFILLRFSPLADLILYVFIRKGVIDKLLASLCCCRMDSDDNSRSSV, via the exons ATGGAAAGCAATAACAGCAATGTCACATTCGACTATGATTCCACCTCCGATGACATCCCTTATAATATTGAACGAAATATTGAGTATGTGATAACATGTGTAATCATTGGTATCGGCCTTCCTTTGACTCTAGTGGCCATCTACTCTCTTTATTCCCAG GTGCAAAATAGCAATGTTGCTCCAATCTTCATCATCAACCTCCTCATCTCTGACATCATTCAGTTCTGCTGCATGATCGTCTTAGTGGCAAAACCTGACTGGAAGATCGATGAAATCTTCTTTTATATTTACTATTATTGTGTGCTGGCCAGTGTTGGCTTCATGGTCTGTGTCGCCGTGGAAAG gtatttggtcatcACATGGCCAATGTGGTACCACGTCAGAAGAACCATCAAGATCTCTCTTGTAGTCTGTGTCGTGGTCTGGATCCTTCCTCTTGTTTATGTCCTTCCTCTCTATTTCTGGGTTAAATTTGAGATCTCAGAAACCATTTTCGCTGTCTTTCTCCTCGTTCCTTTCCCACTGCTCATATTCTTCTTGGGTGGGACCCTCAAATCGCTGTTTGCTGCCAATCGTGTCCcctctgatgaaaaacgacgaATTATGGGAATTTTGGTCCTGGTGCTGCTCATCTACACACTGCTGTTTCTACCCAACATCATTTGGTCCCTGGTAGAAGACGCAAGACTTAATGATACCTTCGACAACCTGACTTTCATTCTTCTCAGATTCAGTCCTCTTGCAGACTtgattctgtatgttttcattaggaAAGGGGTCATAGACAAGCTTTTggcctctctgtgttgttgcagaATGGACAGTGATGATAACAGCAGATCATCAGTATGA